The window GACTTAAAATCCTGTGCTTTCAAAGGCGTGCGGGTTCGATTCCCGCCCCGAGTACATTTTAACAAGTAAAAAAACCCTGTAGATCTTCATCTTCAGGGTTTTTTTATTTGTATTCCGCAGTTATAAAATCTCCAATTATCATTATCCAAATATAGGCACACTATCATCTCTATTTAATATTCAAAACGGAAATGAGTCATTAGTTCTCATCAATACTTTAAATTCTACGTGCAATCAGGTGAGTACGGGATGATTTTCTATTTTAAGTTATTGATATTTGATTAATTGGGTCTTCTGATTTAAACTAACCAAATTTTCAAAATATTTTTGATCGTTTTGCTAATGATAAATATCAAAAATTAATGATACAAAAAATTATGAATAGATTTAAAATAAAGCAACTCGCATTAATTTTTTTCATTGCCTTTTTCTTTTTAGCTGCAAACGCACAATCTCCTCCAATAAAATTTCAAAATCCTATACTTGCTGGTTTCAGTCCTGATCCATCGATTTGCCGGGTAGGCGACGACTATTACTTAGCCACTTCATCGTTTGTGTGGTTCCCTGCAATGCCTGTTTACCATAGTAAAGATCTTATTAATTGGGAACTTATTGGCCATGGCATCACGAAGCCTGGATTGGTAAATTTTAATAAACTAAGCGACCGAAGCGGTATTTGGGCAGTAACCATTAGGTATCATGATGGACTTTTTTACTTAATAACTACGGCTGCAGAAGGCGGAGGTGGCAATTTCTATGTTACTTCGAGAAAAGCTGAAGGACCATGGTCTGATCCAATTTGGTTAAAAGATGCGCCAGGTGTAGACCCATCTTTGTTTTGGGATGATGATGGAAAATGTTATTACACTGGAAACACCTGGGATATAAAGCGGGAATGGCCGGCACAATGTGCCATTTGGATTCAGGAATTAGATATCACCAAAAAAAAGTTAATTGGCGAACGTAAGTTATTAACCTACGGTCATGCAAATAATGCAGGTTTTGCAGAAGGACCTCATCTTTATAAAATCGATGGAAAATACATGCTTTTAAATTCTGAAGGCGGAACAGATCAATTTCATGCAATCGTTGCCCATCATAGTAAAACCATTTTAGGACCTTATATAGCAGATAAGATAAACCCTGTCCTTTCCCATCGGCAATTAGGAGCCACTTACCCGTTACAAGCAATTGGGCATGGAGATTTAGTTCAAACTCCTGCCGGAGATTGGTGGGCAACTGTTCTTGGCAAAAGAATGATAAATGGTCAAGTACCACTTTCGAGAGAAACATTCTTGGCTAAAGTTACTTTCGAAGATGGAACGCCTGTTTTTAATACCGGTTTTGGAAGAGTATTGTCTGAGCAAGAACGACCGAATCTGCCTTGGAGTCCTTTCAAAATTGAAAACAAGAGAGATGAGTTTAATTTAAAAATGCTTTCAATCAGTTGGCATTTTGTTCGAATTCCGGATAAAAAGTTTTTTGATATTAATAATAGTCAATTAACGGTCGAGCTACAACCAAATTCAATTGATAGCTTGGTCAATTCGTCAATGATTATCCGAAAAATAGAAGATCATCAGTTTGCTGCCAGCACTAAATTGAACTTTACTCCTTCTGAAGAAACAGAACAAGCAGGAATGGTAATTTATCGTAACAGCGAAAGTTATTACATGCTGATGAAGGGAAAATCAAGCATTATATTAATCAAAAAGCACAATGGCAAAAAGGAAGTTATAGCGACGACGCCCTATACCAAGCCAATGGTTTATTTTGCGGCCAAGGGCAATAACCTTGACGTGGATTTTAGCTTCGGTGAAACAGAAAACAAGATGGTAGCGATAGGATTACGTCAAAGTTTAAGTGTGATCTCTGAAAGTTCGGTTAACCGCTTTAATGGTCCAGGAATTGGTATGTATGCAACAAGCAATGGTACTAAAACCACTAATAAAGCACGATTTGACTGGTTTGAATATGAAAAAGCAACATTGTAATTTTATGCTTCGTTATTTAAAAAGATTGTACAGGTCATAATTCGTATTCTTATAATACTTTAAATGTTGCTAAACAAAAAACGCCTTAAATGTATAATTTAAGGCGTTTTTAATTTATTAGAATATTTTATTTGCGGAGAGGGCGGGATTCGAACCCGCGGTACCGTTACCAGTACGACAGTTTAGCAAACTGTTCCTTTCGGCCACTCAGGCACCTCTCCTATTTCTTCAAAACTTAATTATCAAACCTTGTTTTGAGGTCTGCAAATATAGCAAAACATGTTATTCTACAAAAAAAAATTAATGAATCTGTTGATAATCTATTCGAACATGATAGATACTCATTAGCATCGTCTTGAATATCAATTTGATAGTCTCAATATCTTTTAATGTTAAATCGCAGTTATCTAACTGATTTTGCTCCAATTTGTAGTTAATTATCCTTTCTACGATATCATTTATGTTCTGAGCATCCGGATTTTTTAAACTTCTAGACGCTGCTTCAACAGAATCTGCCAACATTAAAACACCAGTTTCTTTACTAAAAGGTATCGGACCAGGGTAACGAAAGATATTTTCATCAACAAATTTCTCTGGCGAATTTTTTAAAAATGACTGATAAAAATAATCAACACGTGTATTTCCGTGATGCGTTCTGATAAAATCTATAATGGCTTCCGGAATCTGATTTTTTCTTAAAATTTCTATTCCTTTATGCACATGTTGTATAATGATTTGTGCGCTTTGCTCATATGGCAATTTATCATGCGGACTAATTGCTGTATTCTGGTTTTCGATAAAATACTGAGGATTGTCAACTTTCCCTATATCGTGGTATAGGGCACCAGCCCTTACCAGCACAGAATTGCCTCCTATTTTAAAAATAGCTGCTTCGGCAAGGTTTGCCACTTGCAAAGAATGTTGGAAGGTTCCAGGTGCTTTAAAAGCAAGTTCTCGCAATAGCTTATTATTCGTATTAGTAAGTTCTATAAGTGCTACATCCGATGTAATACCAAAAATCCTTTCAAATAGGTAAATTAATGGATAAGCTAAAAGCGAAAGTAGAACGCTAAACACAAATGGAACAAAATTTATCCACTCAATTTCCCGAAAAGATCCTTCACGAAGAAGCGCTATACCTACAAAAGAAACGAAATAGGCCATTAAAATAAACATGGCAGAAACCAAAAACCGTTCTCGTTTTACAAAATTCTTGATACTAAAAATAGCTACCATCCCTGCTGTAACTTGGTAAAAGACGAATTCGAAGCTGTTTGCAACAAAAAATCCAGCAATCAAAATAACAAGAATATGTAAGTATAAAGCCAGTCGGGTATCAAATAAAATTCTAATAATAATTGGAACAACGCAGAAAGGAATATAATATAAACTTCCAATATTCATTTTTAAGGCCCAAGTGAGCGCTAAAAGCATGCCGGTGGTTACAATTAAAATGAGAGAAAGCTGTCTGTTATCTTCAAAAATATCTCTACGAAAAAGAAATAAAAACGACATTAAAATTGTAAGTATAAAAACTACCAAAACCACCTGTCCGAGATAAACCAGAGTTCCACTGCCAATTGTTTTAGTTTGCGCATCATAAGTTGCCTTATATGAATCTAGTTTTTGAAAAATCTCATCATCAACCATATCATTTTTAGCAACAATTAACTCGCCTTTTTGCACCATACCCTTTGTTGTAGATACA is drawn from Pedobacter mucosus and contains these coding sequences:
- a CDS encoding glycoside hydrolase family 43 protein, translated to MNRFKIKQLALIFFIAFFFLAANAQSPPIKFQNPILAGFSPDPSICRVGDDYYLATSSFVWFPAMPVYHSKDLINWELIGHGITKPGLVNFNKLSDRSGIWAVTIRYHDGLFYLITTAAEGGGGNFYVTSRKAEGPWSDPIWLKDAPGVDPSLFWDDDGKCYYTGNTWDIKREWPAQCAIWIQELDITKKKLIGERKLLTYGHANNAGFAEGPHLYKIDGKYMLLNSEGGTDQFHAIVAHHSKTILGPYIADKINPVLSHRQLGATYPLQAIGHGDLVQTPAGDWWATVLGKRMINGQVPLSRETFLAKVTFEDGTPVFNTGFGRVLSEQERPNLPWSPFKIENKRDEFNLKMLSISWHFVRIPDKKFFDINNSQLTVELQPNSIDSLVNSSMIIRKIEDHQFAASTKLNFTPSEETEQAGMVIYRNSESYYMLMKGKSSIILIKKHNGKKEVIATTPYTKPMVYFAAKGNNLDVDFSFGETENKMVAIGLRQSLSVISESSVNRFNGPGIGMYATSNGTKTTNKARFDWFEYEKATL
- a CDS encoding HD family phosphohydrolase, with product MAKIKKNSHKILYRKYSSNLKYVMMLITVFIITLFLPKQPRFRYEFEKGKVWLNKDLISPFSFAILKTNPQVTIDKKNALKDILPIYQLDKGITDNALEEFANEFDIKWKSTQLDEKDKIVYKSTALKLLQFIYAKGIIGLNVKHQNGEKNYDFSLLENNVSKQKNTQDIFTAESALKYFKANFTTSNQVMNDLITNLAEDHIAPNIVFNERLTQIVQTNTVNNVSTTKGMVQKGELIVAKNDMVDDEIFQKLDSYKATYDAQTKTIGSGTLVYLGQVVLVVFILTILMSFLFLFRRDIFEDNRQLSLILIVTTGMLLALTWALKMNIGSLYYIPFCVVPIIIRILFDTRLALYLHILVILIAGFFVANSFEFVFYQVTAGMVAIFSIKNFVKRERFLVSAMFILMAYFVSFVGIALLREGSFREIEWINFVPFVFSVLLSLLAYPLIYLFERIFGITSDVALIELTNTNNKLLRELAFKAPGTFQHSLQVANLAEAAIFKIGGNSVLVRAGALYHDIGKVDNPQYFIENQNTAISPHDKLPYEQSAQIIIQHVHKGIEILRKNQIPEAIIDFIRTHHGNTRVDYFYQSFLKNSPEKFVDENIFRYPGPIPFSKETGVLMLADSVEAASRSLKNPDAQNINDIVERIINYKLEQNQLDNCDLTLKDIETIKLIFKTMLMSIYHVRIDYQQIH